In Streptomyces chartreusis, the following proteins share a genomic window:
- a CDS encoding allophanate hydrolase, producing MTPAERVEAAYDRIESADRPEIWIHLRPRHDVLAEAAGIDPGLPLAGLVAAVKDNIDVAGLPTTAGAPSYAYRPDADAPAVARLRAAGAVVLGKTNLDQFATGLVGTRSPHGAVRNAWDPARISGGSSSGSAVAVALGIADIALGTDTAGSGRVPAALNGIVGVKPTKGLVPVTGVVPACYTLDCVTVFARDLRLARTAAEAIEGPDPADPLSRTGTRLPPPPARPRVAVPAEEHLRGMADGWREAFDTAVARLASTGVEIVEADVTPLLEAAQLLYGGAFVAERYAAVGGHLDKHRDLIGTDLDPTVASIVLAGREKTAADWAADTARLAALGAAARTALDGCAALLTPTTTWHPTLDEVAEDPVGANARMGRFTNFANLLDHASLAVPAGFVDGLPFGVMFTGPAFSDRALAVLAERFADPGLDLFVVGAHLTGQPLNAQLVQAGGTLVGPARTAAGYRLHALATQPPKPGLVRTTEGRPDASGIEGEIWRLPAAGFGVLTAAVPAPMAIGTVELADGRQISGFLVEPYAVENAPDITRFGGWRVYLASK from the coding sequence ATGACACCGGCCGAACGTGTCGAGGCCGCCTACGACCGCATCGAGTCCGCCGACCGGCCCGAGATCTGGATCCACCTCAGGCCCCGCCACGACGTGCTCGCCGAGGCCGCCGGGATCGATCCGGGGCTTCCGCTCGCAGGACTGGTCGCGGCGGTCAAGGACAACATCGACGTGGCCGGACTGCCCACGACCGCAGGCGCGCCGTCGTACGCCTACCGGCCGGACGCCGACGCGCCCGCGGTGGCACGGCTGCGCGCGGCCGGCGCGGTGGTGCTCGGGAAGACCAACCTGGACCAGTTCGCCACCGGCCTCGTCGGCACCCGCAGTCCCCACGGTGCGGTGCGCAACGCATGGGATCCGGCACGCATTTCCGGCGGGTCGTCGTCCGGCTCGGCGGTGGCGGTCGCACTGGGCATCGCCGACATCGCGCTGGGCACCGACACGGCCGGCTCCGGGCGGGTGCCCGCCGCCCTCAACGGCATCGTCGGGGTCAAGCCGACCAAGGGCCTGGTGCCCGTGACCGGGGTGGTCCCCGCCTGCTACACCCTCGACTGTGTGACGGTCTTCGCCCGCGACCTGCGGCTCGCCCGCACCGCCGCGGAGGCCATCGAGGGCCCCGACCCGGCCGACCCGCTCTCGCGCACCGGCACCCGGTTGCCCCCGCCACCTGCCCGCCCCAGGGTCGCCGTCCCTGCCGAGGAGCACCTGCGGGGCATGGCCGACGGCTGGCGCGAAGCCTTCGACACCGCGGTCGCCCGCCTGGCGAGCACCGGAGTGGAGATCGTGGAGGCCGATGTGACTCCACTCCTGGAAGCCGCCCAACTGCTGTACGGCGGCGCGTTCGTGGCCGAGCGGTACGCCGCCGTGGGCGGACACCTCGACAAGCACCGCGATCTGATCGGTACGGACCTCGACCCGACCGTGGCATCCATCGTGCTGGCCGGCCGGGAGAAGACCGCCGCCGACTGGGCCGCGGACACCGCCCGGCTCGCCGCCCTCGGTGCCGCCGCACGTACGGCCCTCGATGGCTGCGCGGCGCTCCTCACCCCGACGACCACCTGGCACCCGACCCTCGACGAGGTGGCGGAAGACCCGGTCGGCGCCAACGCCCGGATGGGCCGCTTCACCAACTTCGCCAACCTGCTGGACCACGCCTCGCTCGCCGTCCCCGCGGGATTCGTGGACGGACTGCCGTTCGGCGTGATGTTCACGGGCCCGGCCTTCTCCGACCGTGCCCTGGCGGTCCTCGCCGAGCGGTTCGCCGATCCGGGCCTCGACCTGTTCGTGGTCGGCGCCCACCTCACCGGGCAGCCCCTCAACGCCCAGCTGGTGCAAGCGGGCGGCACACTCGTGGGCCCGGCCCGCACCGCCGCCGGCTACCGACTGCACGCCCTGGCCACCCAGCCACCCAAGCCGGGCCTGGTCCGAACCACCGAGGGCCGCCCGGACGCGTCGGGCATCGAGGGCGAGATCTGGCGGCTGCCCGCGGCAGGGTTCGGGGTGCTGACCGCCGCGGTCCCCGCGCCGATGGCGATCGGAACCGTCGAACTGGCCGACGGACGGCAGATCAGCGGCTTCCTGGTCGAGCCGTACGCCGTGGAGAACGCACCCGACATCACCCGCTTCGGAGGCTGGAGGGTCTACCTGGCATCGAAGTGA
- a CDS encoding LLM class flavin-dependent oxidoreductase: protein MMAVPLSVLEVAMVQAGSRAADTLRDTTTFARHVETMGYRRLWYAEHHHSPAIGAFPPVVLIAHAAASTSTIRLGSGGVLAPNHSPIMLAEQFGTLAGLHPERIDLGIGRGPGTLDEPTARALRRGAGPITDDEYRGDVAATLRFLVDEVALDDLPEPWLLASSTAGAALAADLGLPVAIAHHIRPDNTAAAIDEYRARFRPSRWCTGPRVLVCVETVCAPTQQDVEWLAGPMNVVKVGLLQGRSDTPFPTPAEAAEHPFTEEERQALAGFLPHQAHGTPDAVVQRLTDIVDATGAEELMLVMPVYALKDRLRSYELVATAAGRA, encoded by the coding sequence ATGATGGCTGTACCGCTCTCCGTGCTGGAAGTCGCGATGGTTCAGGCCGGCAGCAGGGCTGCCGACACCCTGCGTGACACGACCACGTTCGCCCGGCACGTCGAGACCATGGGCTACCGGCGACTCTGGTACGCCGAGCATCACCACTCGCCCGCGATCGGCGCCTTCCCGCCGGTCGTGCTGATCGCCCACGCCGCCGCGTCGACATCGACGATCCGGTTGGGCTCCGGGGGCGTTCTCGCTCCCAACCACAGTCCGATCATGCTGGCCGAGCAGTTCGGCACGCTCGCCGGGCTGCACCCGGAGCGGATCGACCTGGGCATCGGACGAGGCCCCGGCACACTGGACGAGCCGACGGCGCGGGCGCTGCGGCGCGGAGCGGGGCCGATCACCGACGACGAGTACCGGGGCGATGTGGCGGCCACCTTGCGGTTCCTCGTGGACGAGGTCGCGCTCGACGACCTGCCCGAACCCTGGCTGCTCGCCTCCAGCACCGCCGGTGCCGCGCTCGCCGCGGACCTGGGCCTGCCGGTCGCGATCGCCCACCACATCCGACCCGACAACACCGCTGCCGCGATCGATGAGTACCGGGCCCGCTTCCGGCCCTCGCGCTGGTGCACCGGGCCGCGTGTACTCGTATGCGTGGAGACGGTGTGCGCCCCGACTCAGCAGGATGTGGAGTGGCTCGCCGGACCGATGAACGTCGTCAAGGTCGGCCTTCTCCAAGGCCGCAGCGACACTCCGTTTCCCACGCCGGCCGAGGCCGCGGAACACCCCTTCACCGAGGAGGAACGACAGGCCCTGGCCGGCTTCCTCCCTCATCAGGCCCACGGCACGCCCGATGCCGTTGTCCAGCGCCTCACGGACATCGTCGACGCGACGGGAGCCGAGGAGCTGATGCTCGTCATGCCCGTCTACGCGTTGAAGGACCGACTGCGGTCCTACGAGCTCGTCGCCACGGCTGCCGGTCGAGCGTGA
- a CDS encoding TetR/AcrR family transcriptional regulator — MTRTRPRQGRPRHTPPSDPNASGREQILDAAGALFVEHGISATSTRMIAERVGIRQASLYYHFATKDEILAELLATSVRPSLEMVERIQALVPERASAAAALYAVAATDVRTLSRTPYNIGTLYLLPEVLTERFDAFRADRGRLQQSYGALGASAAAEGVTGSIPPERIGELLIQLVEVVIQIRRTRDPDPADTDAIASSSLRLCGLGETAIATARDEARALLTGLA; from the coding sequence ATGACCAGGACGCGGCCCCGCCAAGGAAGACCCCGGCACACACCGCCGTCCGATCCCAACGCCTCCGGTCGGGAACAGATCCTCGACGCCGCCGGTGCGCTCTTCGTCGAACACGGGATCTCCGCCACCAGCACCCGCATGATCGCCGAGCGGGTCGGCATCAGGCAGGCCTCGTTGTACTACCACTTCGCCACGAAGGACGAGATCCTCGCCGAACTGCTGGCCACCTCGGTCCGGCCGAGCCTTGAGATGGTGGAGCGCATCCAGGCCTTGGTGCCGGAGCGGGCGAGCGCGGCCGCGGCGCTCTACGCGGTGGCCGCGACGGACGTACGCACCCTGTCCCGCACCCCGTACAACATCGGCACGCTCTATCTCCTGCCGGAGGTGCTGACCGAGCGGTTCGACGCATTCCGCGCCGACCGGGGCCGACTCCAGCAGAGCTACGGCGCGCTCGGCGCTTCGGCGGCGGCCGAGGGCGTCACCGGGAGCATTCCGCCCGAGCGGATCGGGGAGCTGCTGATCCAGCTGGTGGAGGTCGTCATCCAGATCCGCCGTACCCGCGATCCCGATCCGGCGGACACGGATGCCATCGCGTCGTCGTCTCTACGGCTGTGCGGGCTGGGCGAGACGGCGATCGCCACGGCAAGGGACGAGGCACGCGCCCTTCTGACCGGCCTGGCGTGA
- a CDS encoding ABC transporter ATP-binding protein, producing the protein MGLRKGKRRETDDRPEAQGTPGLAVELRGVRRRYGRGAGAVHALAGVDLALSRGTFTAVMGPSGSGKSTFLQCAAGLDRPTAGSVRLGGTEITRMRENQLTELRRSRLGFVFQAFNLLPSLTAEQNVLLPMRLAGQRQDRRRAAAVLAQVGLADKARSRPGELSGGQQQRVAIARALVTSPDVIFADEPTGALDTGTAAEVLGLLRQAVDALGATVVMVTHDPVAAAWADRVLFLADGAFAGALDRGSAEQIAARMAALTSRTGAMVGAAA; encoded by the coding sequence ATGGGGCTGCGCAAGGGCAAGCGGCGGGAGACGGACGACCGGCCGGAGGCACAGGGCACGCCCGGTCTCGCCGTCGAACTGCGCGGCGTCCGTCGGCGGTACGGCCGGGGCGCCGGCGCCGTGCACGCGCTCGCAGGCGTCGACCTCGCGCTCTCGCGCGGCACGTTCACCGCTGTCATGGGTCCCTCCGGCTCCGGCAAGTCCACCTTCCTCCAATGTGCCGCCGGTCTCGACCGTCCGACGGCCGGCTCCGTGCGGCTCGGCGGTACGGAGATCACACGCATGCGCGAGAACCAGCTCACCGAGCTGCGCCGCAGCCGCCTCGGCTTCGTCTTCCAGGCCTTCAACCTGCTGCCGTCCCTCACCGCCGAGCAGAACGTGCTGCTCCCGATGCGCCTCGCCGGGCAGCGCCAGGACCGCCGCCGGGCGGCCGCGGTGCTCGCGCAGGTCGGGCTCGCCGACAAGGCGCGGTCCCGGCCCGGCGAGCTCTCGGGCGGCCAGCAGCAGCGGGTCGCCATCGCGCGTGCCCTGGTCACAAGCCCGGACGTGATCTTCGCGGACGAGCCCACGGGGGCCTTGGACACGGGTACCGCCGCCGAGGTGCTCGGCCTGCTCCGGCAGGCGGTGGACGCGCTGGGGGCGACCGTCGTCATGGTCACCCACGACCCGGTCGCGGCCGCGTGGGCCGACCGAGTGCTGTTCCTCGCGGACGGTGCCTTCGCCGGCGCCCTCGACCGCGGCTCGGCGGAGCAGATCGCGGCCCGGATGGCCGCTCTCACCTCCCGCACGGGCGCCATGGTGGGGGCCGCGGCGTGA
- a CDS encoding S1 family peptidase codes for MTARRTTKGRSQLIAYVLSLLGVAALTVSGTSATAAPAAAPASGVASAVAALGMDGTAWTVDERSGRLRVLADSTVSDTELAQLRRTAARFNGGLTLERLDGRLRTLLSGGDGIYAGGRRCTAGVNVQSGSTYYFVTAGHCTEGLPTWYTGAALDTAVGPTTGSSFPGNDFGVVRYANPAVPHPGTIGTVDATGTASAYVGQRVCTRGATTGVRCGVVTALNATVNYGGGDIVSGLIQTNICAEPGDSGGPLYAGDKVIGILSGGSGNCTTGGTSYYQPIQEALSAYGLSVY; via the coding sequence ATGACAGCACGCCGTACGACCAAGGGACGCTCTCAACTCATCGCGTACGTCCTGAGTTTGCTCGGGGTGGCCGCCCTCACGGTGTCCGGCACCAGCGCCACGGCTGCACCCGCCGCCGCGCCCGCGTCCGGCGTCGCTTCAGCCGTCGCCGCACTGGGGATGGACGGGACGGCGTGGACCGTGGACGAACGCAGCGGAAGGCTGCGGGTCCTCGCCGACTCGACGGTCTCGGACACCGAGTTGGCCCAACTCCGGCGCACCGCAGCCCGGTTCAATGGCGGCCTCACTCTCGAACGGCTCGACGGGCGGCTGCGCACGCTCCTTTCGGGCGGCGACGGCATCTACGCCGGCGGCCGGCGCTGCACGGCGGGCGTCAATGTGCAGAGCGGGTCCACGTACTACTTCGTCACCGCCGGACACTGCACCGAGGGACTGCCCACCTGGTACACCGGCGCCGCCCTGGACACGGCCGTCGGCCCCACCACCGGGAGCAGCTTCCCCGGCAACGACTTCGGGGTCGTCCGTTACGCCAACCCGGCCGTGCCGCACCCCGGCACCATCGGGACGGTCGACGCGACGGGGACCGCGTCCGCCTACGTCGGCCAACGGGTCTGCACCCGGGGCGCCACGACCGGGGTCCGCTGCGGCGTGGTCACCGCGCTGAACGCGACCGTGAACTACGGCGGCGGTGACATCGTCAGCGGGCTGATCCAGACCAATATCTGCGCCGAACCCGGCGACAGCGGAGGCCCGCTCTACGCCGGCGACAAGGTCATCGGCATCCTCTCCGGCGGCTCCGGCAACTGCACCACGGGAGGGACCAGCTACTACCAGCCGATCCAGGAAGCGCTGAGCGCATACGGCCTGTCGGTCTACTGA
- a CDS encoding GNAT family N-acetyltransferase: MLRDDWQLTDDVHDFLARAGDFLRSRPAVHNTPLTDLEKLRTRGAEPYGTEVNVLGRLDSGGETHAVFYRTPRGYLSITPLSAEQTGTLAAHLAGLGHRPSGVIAEHDTATAFAEAWQRHTGAAPTPFWRTHLYRIGTLTPPRPHPEGRGRGASAQDHEQVVRWCREFCVDVREQPSIDLIDAGSWADSRFGDRHFTFWETPDGIPVSMAAATSIVAGMIRIDPVYTPAHLRGHGYAAAVTVEVSRAALAAGATDVVLYTDPTNPTSNALYQRLGYVRIADFTGYKFRYGTPEAV; this comes from the coding sequence ATGCTCCGGGATGACTGGCAACTCACCGACGACGTCCACGACTTCCTCGCCCGAGCCGGGGACTTCCTGCGTTCGAGGCCCGCCGTGCACAACACACCGCTCACCGACCTTGAGAAACTGCGAACACGCGGCGCGGAACCGTACGGGACCGAAGTCAACGTCCTCGGCCGACTGGACTCAGGAGGCGAGACTCACGCCGTCTTCTACCGCACTCCCCGCGGATACCTGAGCATCACCCCCCTCTCCGCCGAGCAGACCGGCACCCTCGCCGCTCACCTGGCCGGCCTCGGCCACCGCCCCTCCGGTGTCATCGCGGAGCACGACACCGCCACCGCCTTCGCCGAGGCATGGCAGCGGCACACGGGCGCAGCGCCGACCCCCTTCTGGCGGACCCACCTCTACCGAATCGGCACGCTCACCCCACCGCGACCGCATCCAGAGGGCCGGGGACGGGGCGCGAGCGCGCAGGACCATGAGCAAGTCGTGCGCTGGTGCCGCGAGTTCTGCGTCGACGTCCGCGAGCAGCCTTCCATCGACTTGATCGACGCGGGCTCATGGGCCGACTCGCGCTTCGGCGACCGGCACTTCACATTCTGGGAGACCCCGGACGGCATCCCGGTCTCCATGGCCGCCGCCACCTCGATCGTCGCCGGCATGATCCGTATCGACCCGGTCTACACCCCGGCCCACCTCCGTGGCCACGGCTACGCGGCGGCCGTGACCGTCGAGGTGAGCCGGGCCGCGCTGGCCGCCGGTGCGACGGACGTCGTCCTGTACACGGACCCGACCAACCCCACCAGCAATGCCCTCTACCAGCGCCTCGGATACGTCCGCATCGCCGACTTCACCGGATACAAGTTCCGTTACGGCACACCGGAAGCCGTATAG
- a CDS encoding spermidine synthase, with the protein MRWRLVLASSTMLFVELALIRWAGANVVHLSYFSNFILLGSFLGIGIGFLIPAARGQWLKRWTPIPLALLVVFVRAYPVQVRQSSSEVIYFTAVKTTGLPQWVTLPAIFLLTALIMAGIGKITADLFRQLASLDAYRYDLLGSITGSISFAVLSWLRAPSVVWGVIAAVALLILGGRRNSLLYGVPLTAMVAALFLESSTAGISWSPYYKIQLEASPTTTRTYFISANGVPHQSTAPLPVLLRENSPYRQAYEQTPRNPHKRVLVIGAGNGNDVAVALAHGAQRVDAVEIDPRLQEIGARLHPAKPYDDPRVHAYINDGRAFLERTNAKYDLIILALPDSLTLVSGASNLRLESYLFTRQAFEAARDHLTPDGAFAMYNYYRKSWLVDRFAGDLDDLYGHAPCMTTYKRNAAVLVAGMTPGDQSCKQIWQPSGPVPAAATDDHPFPYLLHRTVPTIYLGALGAILLVTLLSVRLAGVRIRSTVRYTDMFLLGAAFMLLETKNVIGFALYFGTTWLVNALVFFGVLVSVLAAVEVRRRLRRVNLLLLQLLLFGSLAVAWLVPVQSVLSLPFAARLAAAIALAFAPIFCANLIFSDRLALAPDPTSAFGANLLGALTGGALEYLALVTGYQALLLIVAMLYLGACIAMHFTGRGPDGAMTRTPKETVAVKT; encoded by the coding sequence GTGCGCTGGAGGCTCGTGCTGGCCAGCTCCACCATGCTCTTCGTGGAGCTGGCGCTGATCAGATGGGCGGGCGCCAACGTCGTCCATCTCAGCTACTTCTCGAACTTCATCCTGCTGGGGTCGTTCCTCGGCATCGGTATCGGATTCCTGATCCCGGCCGCTCGCGGCCAGTGGCTCAAACGCTGGACACCGATCCCCCTCGCGCTTCTCGTCGTCTTCGTCCGCGCTTACCCGGTGCAGGTGCGTCAGAGCAGCAGCGAGGTCATCTACTTCACGGCCGTGAAGACCACCGGCCTGCCCCAGTGGGTGACGCTGCCCGCGATCTTCCTGCTGACCGCATTGATCATGGCCGGGATCGGCAAGATCACCGCCGATCTCTTCCGTCAGCTCGCCTCGCTCGACGCCTACCGCTACGACCTGCTCGGCAGCATCACCGGCTCGATCTCCTTCGCCGTGCTGTCGTGGCTCCGCGCCCCCTCGGTGGTGTGGGGCGTAATCGCCGCCGTGGCCCTGCTGATCCTCGGCGGACGCCGGAACAGCCTGCTGTACGGCGTCCCCCTCACCGCGATGGTCGCCGCGCTGTTCCTGGAGTCGTCCACCGCCGGTATCTCCTGGTCGCCCTACTACAAGATCCAGCTCGAAGCCTCGCCGACCACCACCCGGACCTACTTCATCTCCGCCAACGGAGTCCCTCACCAGAGCACCGCTCCCCTGCCGGTGCTGCTGCGCGAGAACTCCCCCTATCGGCAGGCGTACGAGCAGACGCCCCGCAACCCGCACAAACGCGTGCTGGTCATCGGGGCCGGCAACGGCAATGACGTCGCCGTCGCGCTGGCGCACGGAGCCCAGCGCGTGGACGCCGTGGAGATCGACCCCCGTCTGCAGGAGATCGGCGCGCGGCTGCACCCCGCGAAGCCGTACGACGACCCCAGAGTGCACGCGTACATCAACGACGGACGGGCATTCCTGGAGCGCACGAACGCCAAGTACGACCTCATCATCCTGGCGCTGCCGGACTCCCTGACCCTCGTGTCGGGCGCGAGCAATCTGCGGCTGGAGAGCTACCTGTTCACCCGGCAGGCGTTCGAGGCGGCTCGCGACCATCTGACGCCCGACGGGGCGTTCGCCATGTACAACTACTACCGCAAGAGCTGGTTGGTCGACCGTTTCGCCGGGGACCTCGACGATCTCTACGGCCACGCCCCCTGCATGACGACGTACAAGCGGAACGCGGCCGTGCTGGTGGCCGGCATGACGCCCGGCGACCAGTCCTGCAAACAGATCTGGCAGCCCAGCGGCCCGGTCCCGGCGGCCGCGACCGATGACCACCCGTTCCCCTATCTGCTGCACCGCACCGTCCCCACGATCTACCTGGGTGCCCTGGGTGCGATCCTGCTGGTGACGCTGCTGTCGGTGCGTCTGGCCGGGGTTCGCATCCGAAGTACGGTCCGCTACACCGACATGTTCCTTCTGGGCGCGGCCTTCATGCTGCTCGAAACGAAGAACGTGATCGGTTTCGCGCTCTACTTCGGTACGACCTGGCTGGTCAACGCCCTCGTCTTCTTCGGCGTTCTGGTCTCCGTCCTCGCCGCGGTCGAGGTCCGGCGCAGATTGCGGCGGGTCAACCTGCTGCTCCTCCAGCTGCTGCTCTTCGGCTCTCTGGCGGTGGCCTGGCTCGTCCCGGTGCAGTCCGTCCTGTCGCTGCCCTTCGCCGCCCGGCTCGCCGCCGCCATCGCGCTGGCCTTCGCGCCCATCTTCTGCGCCAACCTCATCTTCTCCGACCGGCTGGCACTGGCCCCCGACCCGACCTCGGCGTTCGGTGCGAACCTGCTGGGCGCGCTGACCGGAGGCGCGCTCGAGTACCTGGCCCTGGTGACGGGCTATCAGGCGCTGTTGCTGATCGTCGCCATGCTGTACCTGGGGGCGTGCATCGCCATGCACTTCACCGGACGGGGGCCGGACGGAGCGATGACACGGACGCCGAAGGAAACGGTGGCCGTCAAGACCTAG
- a CDS encoding LamG-like jellyroll fold domain-containing protein, whose protein sequence is MSTAEHRHRLDRRALLQAAVAIPAAGAVVTAAGAVPAQADSMTAGSGRSRFDAESPRFALAVLPDTQYLFDADSSDPAPLRATFRYLVAEREEANVAFMTHLGDVTEHGTEEEISLAADTFKGIHGKVPYSVLAGNHDIRSSTDDQRGDSAYLAAFGPERYASMPTFRGASPDGYNSYHVLRAADREWLVLALDWRVSDKGMRWAQGVLDAHPTLPAVLTTHDIAWSDDEGAAQLSDNGKRLWDGLIRGNDQIFLALGGHYWPPGRTVLTNDADNDVHVHITNYQDRYYGGAGMIRLYGFDLVRGVIDVETFSPWFLARDPEQRSPLEAETIELTGPTDRFSLAVDFDERFKGFAPVTPPKSRPASAVMPRGTVAYWRFDASGTSAAGTPGAPVADGALVRDLTGNGNDLTVSRLHTSGPDALTWSADHHPGQPAHASLRFDGGKGPDRGAILTTAAGAPVNSTKFTRGYTIETHIMLPEPFEGDHSWMGILSWEGRNGDAGKTTGWSPLEPTCSLNLSPERFLQFVVYPYAQDADPTSWSHAVPVGRWMHIALVNDGRRTVMYVDGSKIARNPAQPSTGITTLGKPFVIGATQFDEKFGQGFYGWIGDTRIVNRALSTRDFLTPFA, encoded by the coding sequence ATGAGCACAGCAGAGCACAGGCACCGGCTGGACAGACGGGCACTCCTGCAGGCCGCGGTGGCGATACCCGCGGCCGGCGCGGTGGTCACGGCGGCCGGTGCCGTTCCGGCGCAGGCCGACTCGATGACCGCAGGCAGTGGTCGGTCCCGGTTCGATGCCGAAAGTCCGCGGTTCGCGCTGGCCGTGCTTCCCGACACCCAGTATCTGTTCGATGCCGACAGCTCCGATCCCGCGCCCCTGCGGGCCACGTTCCGCTACCTCGTCGCCGAGCGGGAGGAGGCGAACGTCGCCTTCATGACACACCTCGGCGATGTCACGGAGCACGGCACCGAGGAGGAGATCTCGCTCGCCGCGGACACCTTCAAGGGCATCCACGGCAAGGTGCCGTACAGCGTCCTGGCCGGGAACCACGACATCCGGTCCTCCACCGACGACCAGCGCGGCGACTCCGCCTACCTCGCGGCGTTCGGCCCGGAGCGCTATGCGTCGATGCCGACCTTCCGCGGCGCCTCGCCCGACGGCTACAACAGCTACCACGTGCTGCGCGCCGCGGACCGCGAATGGCTGGTGCTCGCCCTCGACTGGCGGGTGTCGGACAAGGGGATGCGCTGGGCGCAGGGCGTGCTCGACGCACATCCGACCCTGCCCGCCGTGCTCACCACGCACGACATCGCCTGGTCGGACGACGAGGGCGCGGCGCAGCTGTCGGACAACGGCAAGCGGCTGTGGGACGGCCTCATCCGCGGCAACGACCAGATCTTCCTCGCGCTGGGCGGCCACTACTGGCCGCCTGGGCGCACCGTTCTGACCAACGATGCTGACAACGATGTCCACGTCCACATCACCAACTACCAGGACCGCTACTACGGCGGCGCCGGGATGATCCGCCTCTACGGCTTCGACCTGGTGCGTGGGGTCATCGACGTCGAGACGTTCTCGCCGTGGTTCCTCGCCCGTGACCCCGAGCAGCGTTCGCCGCTGGAGGCCGAGACGATCGAACTGACGGGCCCCACGGACCGGTTCAGCCTCGCCGTCGACTTCGACGAGCGCTTCAAGGGCTTCGCGCCGGTCACCCCGCCGAAGTCGCGCCCGGCGTCGGCCGTGATGCCCCGCGGCACGGTCGCCTACTGGCGCTTCGACGCCTCCGGTACGTCCGCCGCCGGCACCCCGGGTGCTCCCGTGGCCGACGGGGCGCTCGTACGCGACCTCACGGGCAACGGCAACGACCTCACCGTGAGCCGGCTGCACACGAGCGGGCCGGACGCCCTCACCTGGTCCGCCGACCACCACCCGGGCCAGCCGGCGCACGCCAGCCTCCGCTTCGACGGCGGGAAGGGCCCGGATCGCGGCGCCATCCTCACGACGGCCGCGGGCGCTCCGGTCAACAGCACGAAGTTCACCCGGGGTTACACGATCGAGACGCACATCATGCTCCCCGAGCCCTTCGAGGGCGACCACAGCTGGATGGGCATCCTGAGCTGGGAGGGCCGCAACGGCGACGCCGGCAAGACGACCGGCTGGTCCCCGCTGGAGCCCACGTGCAGCCTCAATCTGTCCCCGGAGCGATTCCTCCAGTTCGTCGTCTACCCCTACGCGCAGGACGCCGACCCGACGTCCTGGAGCCACGCCGTGCCGGTCGGCCGCTGGATGCACATCGCCCTCGTCAACGACGGCCGACGGACCGTGATGTACGTCGACGGCTCGAAGATCGCCCGCAACCCGGCGCAGCCGTCGACCGGCATCACCACCCTCGGCAAGCCCTTCGTCATCGGCGCCACCCAGTTCGACGAGAAGTTCGGGCAGGGCTTCTACGGCTGGATCGGCGACACCCGCATCGTGAACCGGGCACTGTCCACGCGCGACTTCCTGACGCCCTTCGCGTAA